In Methanobrevibacter sp., a genomic segment contains:
- a CDS encoding 50S ribosomal protein L11 — MAKDTVEVLIEGGSATPGPPLGPALGPFGINMMQVVDEINQKTADFAGMKVPVKVSIDRDTKDFEIEIGTPPTTALIKEELGIEKGSHEPGLDIVNDLPIETALKIARMKFDSLLANDYKAGVKEVMGTCVSMGLSVDGKDPREAQKAVDAGEYDDILVE; from the coding sequence ATGGCTAAAGATACAGTCGAAGTTCTTATCGAAGGTGGAAGCGCTACTCCGGGACCTCCATTAGGCCCAGCTTTAGGACCTTTCGGTATTAACATGATGCAAGTAGTTGATGAGATCAATCAAAAAACTGCTGACTTTGCAGGAATGAAAGTGCCTGTTAAAGTTTCAATTGACAGAGATACCAAAGACTTTGAAATCGAAATCGGTACTCCACCAACTACAGCACTCATTAAAGAAGAATTAGGCATCGAAAAAGGTTCTCATGAACCAGGTTTGGACATCGTTAACGATTTACCAATTGAAACTGCTTTAAAAATCGCTAGAATGAAATTCGATTCATTACTCGCAAATGATTACAAAGCAGGAGTAAAAGAAGTTATGGGAACTTGTGTAAGTATGGGATTATCTGTTGATGGTAAAGACCCAAGAGAAGCACAAAAAGCAGTCGATGCTGGAGAATATGATGATATCTTAGTAGAATAG
- a CDS encoding protein translocase SEC61 complex subunit gamma, with translation MNVQESFNKFIKDSKRVLKVSRKPDLQEYKELAKVVSIGVLIVGAIGFVIVLAGSLIGL, from the coding sequence ATGAATGTACAAGAAAGTTTTAATAAATTTATAAAAGACAGTAAAAGAGTATTGAAAGTATCAAGAAAACCTGATTTACAGGAATATAAGGAACTCGCTAAAGTAGTTTCTATTGGTGTTTTAATCGTAGGAGCTATTGGTTTTGTCATTGTTCTGGCAGGTTCATTAATTGGTTTGTAA
- the ftsZ gene encoding cell division protein FtsZ, with protein sequence MKFIDDAIKESEQRMEEKTPTAISSDIDEELITIMDGVKTKIFVVGAGGAGNNTISRLNEMGIEGATTIAVNTDAQDLFYSQSSKKILLGRQTSRGLGAGGEPAVGEECAEESEDEIREELDGADMVFVTCGLGGGTGTGSAPIIAKLAKKLGALTVAVATMPFSAEGIKRRDNADQGLEKLQESADTVIIIPNDKLLEVAPNLPLNKAFMVSDEILGRAVKGITELITKKGLVSLDFADIRSIMSGSGMAMIGMGESDSGDRALESVHEALSSPLLDIDISNATGALVNISGSSDLTLHEAEKIVQVVADKLDPEANIIWGTQIDESLQNMVRTTVVVSGIKSNYDSDIEPEIEYAEEVSESEPANDQLDDFIDGIF encoded by the coding sequence GTGAAATTTATAGATGATGCAATCAAAGAATCTGAACAAAGAATGGAAGAGAAAACACCGACTGCAATCTCTTCAGATATAGATGAAGAGCTTATTACTATAATGGACGGTGTAAAAACTAAAATTTTCGTTGTTGGTGCTGGAGGAGCAGGAAACAACACTATTTCAAGATTAAACGAAATGGGTATCGAAGGAGCAACTACAATTGCAGTAAATACTGATGCTCAAGATTTATTTTATAGTCAATCTAGCAAAAAAATTCTTTTAGGTAGACAAACTTCCAGAGGATTAGGTGCAGGCGGAGAACCGGCTGTTGGTGAAGAATGCGCTGAAGAAAGTGAAGATGAAATCAGAGAAGAATTGGATGGCGCTGACATGGTATTCGTTACATGTGGTCTTGGTGGAGGAACTGGTACTGGTTCTGCCCCAATAATTGCCAAATTAGCTAAAAAATTAGGAGCGCTCACTGTTGCTGTTGCTACTATGCCGTTTTCTGCTGAAGGAATTAAAAGAAGAGATAATGCAGATCAAGGTTTAGAAAAACTCCAAGAATCTGCTGATACTGTTATTATTATTCCTAATGATAAATTATTGGAAGTTGCACCAAATTTACCTTTAAACAAAGCATTTATGGTTTCTGACGAAATATTGGGAAGAGCCGTTAAAGGAATCACAGAACTAATCACTAAAAAAGGTCTTGTAAGTTTGGACTTTGCTGATATTAGAAGCATCATGAGTGGTTCTGGAATGGCTATGATTGGTATGGGAGAATCAGATTCTGGAGACAGAGCTTTAGAATCTGTACATGAAGCATTAAGCAGCCCATTACTGGACATCGATATTTCAAACGCTACCGGTGCTTTAGTAAACATATCTGGTAGTTCAGATTTAACATTACATGAAGCTGAAAAAATCGTTCAAGTTGTTGCAGATAAGTTGGATCCTGAAGCTAACATTATTTGGGGTACTCAAATTGATGAAAGTCTTCAAAACATGGTTCGTACTACTGTGGTTGTTTCAGGCATTAAATCTAATTACGACTCTGATATTGAACCTGAAATCGAATATGCTGAAGAGGTTTCAGAATCAGAACCTGCTAATGATCAACTAGATGATTTTATTGATGGAATTTTCTAA
- the rpl12p gene encoding 50S ribosomal protein P1 translates to MEYIYAAMILHSAEKDINEENVKSIIEAAGIEADDARIKALIAALEDVDIDEAMETTAMAAAAPAAAPAAEEAVEEEEEEEEDEAEASEEEAAAGLGALFG, encoded by the coding sequence ATGGAATATATATATGCGGCAATGATTTTGCACAGTGCAGAAAAAGATATTAACGAAGAAAATGTTAAAAGTATTATTGAAGCAGCAGGAATTGAAGCTGATGATGCTAGAATCAAAGCTTTAATCGCAGCTTTAGAAGATGTTGACATCGACGAAGCTATGGAAACTACTGCTATGGCAGCAGCAGCACCTGCAGCTGCACCTGCAGCTGAAGAAGCTGTTGAAGAAGAAGAGGAAGAAGAAGAGGACGAGGCAGAAGCTTCTGAAGAAGAAGCAGCAGCCGGTTTAGGCGCTCTCTTCGGATAG
- the thiI gene encoding tRNA uracil 4-sulfurtransferase ThiI: MNHDLIIARYGEIGLKSPKIRSRFEKKLVKNIRATFDCDVVRNQGRIYIFPEDFNEGIEKLNRVFGVVSYSPATSTHANYDDIDETLAKYTEDLMTEGILDENTKFAIKCRRVGTHDFTSQEMAAHCGGVVRSVVLAPVDLTNPDLTIFVEIREGDAYIYHEKIKGPGGLPLGTQGKVVVLLSSGIDSPVAAYLMMKRGCEVVALHCNNDPFSGPKVTELFNELVDRLNIYAKGVPIKKSVIDYGEYLTVAKDKAPEKMTCVLCKSGMYRIAEKLAIKLGADAIVDGSSVGQVASQTLSNILATRYGVDMPILSPLIGLDKEEITAIAKEIGTFEISKIDDGGCSAVPRYPETRADLDRVKQACEDMNQDVEVQKAFENIRKID; encoded by the coding sequence ATGAATCATGATTTGATTATTGCAAGATATGGCGAAATAGGATTAAAAAGCCCAAAAATAAGGTCCCGATTTGAAAAAAAGCTAGTAAAAAACATTAGAGCCACTTTTGATTGTGATGTTGTGCGAAATCAGGGAAGAATATATATCTTTCCAGAGGATTTCAATGAAGGGATAGAAAAATTGAACAGGGTTTTCGGTGTGGTTTCCTATTCTCCTGCAACCTCAACACATGCCAATTATGATGATATTGATGAAACATTGGCCAAATACACTGAAGATTTAATGACTGAGGGCATTTTGGATGAAAATACAAAGTTCGCGATTAAATGCAGGCGTGTTGGAACGCATGATTTCACTTCCCAGGAAATGGCTGCACATTGCGGGGGAGTTGTAAGAAGTGTTGTTTTAGCGCCAGTGGACTTGACAAATCCTGACTTGACTATTTTCGTTGAAATCAGGGAAGGCGATGCATATATCTATCATGAAAAGATCAAAGGCCCTGGAGGTCTTCCATTAGGAACGCAAGGAAAGGTCGTTGTTTTGCTTTCAAGCGGGATAGACTCTCCAGTTGCAGCATATCTGATGATGAAAAGGGGATGTGAGGTTGTTGCTCTTCACTGCAATAACGACCCTTTTTCAGGCCCTAAAGTCACTGAGCTTTTCAATGAATTGGTTGACCGGCTGAATATTTATGCAAAGGGGGTTCCAATCAAGAAGAGTGTAATTGATTATGGGGAATACCTTACTGTTGCAAAGGACAAGGCTCCAGAGAAGATGACCTGCGTTTTATGCAAGTCAGGGATGTATAGGATAGCTGAAAAATTAGCCATCAAATTGGGGGCTGATGCGATTGTAGATGGAAGCAGTGTCGGCCAGGTCGCTTCACAGACTTTGTCAAACATATTGGCTACCAGATATGGTGTTGACATGCCAATCTTATCTCCGTTGATAGGCCTTGATAAAGAGGAAATCACGGCTATTGCTAAGGAAATTGGAACATTTGAAATATCTAAAATAGATGATGGAGGATGCAGTGCTGTTCCAAGATATCCTGAAACTCGTGCGGATTTGGATAGGGTAAAGCAGGCCTGCGAAGACATGAACCAGGATGTTGAGGTTCAAAAGGCATTTGAAAATATTAGAAAAATCGATTAA
- a CDS encoding transcription elongation factor Spt5, whose amino-acid sequence MEESNSSIYALKTSAGQERNVARLLARKAKTIDGVGISSILVPESLKGYILVESSTKIDLRNPDLKVQHLRGVVEGSVGITFEEAKRFLKPEPIISSIQKGSIVELISGPFKGERAKVVRIDESREEVVLELIEAAVPIPVTVKADQIRIIQKEAD is encoded by the coding sequence ATGGAAGAATCTAATAGTTCCATATATGCTCTTAAGACCTCTGCAGGTCAAGAAAGGAATGTGGCCAGACTCTTAGCTCGTAAAGCTAAAACAATCGATGGCGTAGGCATTTCATCAATTCTTGTTCCAGAATCTTTAAAAGGGTATATTTTAGTTGAATCTTCAACAAAAATAGATCTAAGAAATCCCGATTTAAAAGTACAACATTTAAGAGGGGTAGTTGAAGGTAGTGTAGGCATTACTTTCGAAGAAGCAAAAAGATTCTTAAAACCGGAACCAATCATTTCCTCTATACAAAAAGGAAGTATTGTTGAGCTTATTTCTGGACCGTTCAAAGGTGAAAGGGCGAAAGTGGTTCGTATTGATGAATCACGTGAAGAAGTCGTCCTTGAGTTAATAGAAGCAGCAGTACCTATTCCGGTTACTGTTAAAGCTGATCAAATTAGAATAATTCAAAAGGAGGCTGACTGA
- a CDS encoding DUF3781 domain-containing protein produces the protein MQKTGDEMHRKMLLENVDKIHTTEMGIGRIQKNLGIDDEPVSYCISKLKQDNATVTKEGKNYYVNVDDCIITINSSSFTIITAHKN, from the coding sequence ATGCAAAAAACGGGTGATGAAATGCACAGGAAAATGCTTTTAGAAAATGTTGATAAGATTCATACCACTGAAATGGGAATAGGAAGAATTCAAAAAAATTTAGGAATTGACGATGAGCCTGTAAGCTATTGCATTTCTAAGCTTAAACAGGACAATGCGACAGTTACAAAAGAAGGTAAGAATTACTATGTTAATGTTGACGACTGCATAATAACCATCAATTCAAGCAGTTTTACCATAATAACTGCTCATAAAAACTAA
- the fbp gene encoding fructose-1,6-bisphosphate aldolase/phosphatase has translation MKTTVSVIKADIGSVSGHCVAHPELMDICDEVLNEALEAGILKDYYISRCGDDIDLIMTHDKGEENEEVHKTAYNAFMKATERARELKLYGAGQDLLSDTFSGNIKGMGPGVAEFEFEERPSDPVLVFCCDKTEPGAFNLPVFRMFADPFNTAGLVIDPSLHDGFKFEVFDVIEHRKVVLNCPEEMYDLLALIGSTGRYVIKRVWKKNGEIAAAVSTERLNLMAGEYVGKDDPVCIVRAQSGFPANGECVDPFAFPHMVSGWMRGSHNGPMMPVSEAEANPIRFDGPPRVVGLGFQVANGELIGPVDLFDDPAFDPTREQAAKIATYIRRHGPFEPHRLPAEEMEYTSLPGVMEKLESRFEDMDD, from the coding sequence ATGAAAACTACTGTTAGTGTAATTAAAGCTGATATTGGAAGTGTTTCCGGTCACTGTGTAGCACACCCTGAATTAATGGATATCTGTGACGAAGTTCTAAACGAAGCTTTAGAAGCAGGTATCTTGAAAGATTACTACATATCTCGTTGTGGAGATGACATAGACTTAATTATGACCCACGATAAAGGGGAAGAAAACGAAGAAGTACACAAAACTGCATACAATGCATTCATGAAAGCTACCGAAAGGGCACGTGAATTGAAATTATACGGTGCAGGTCAAGACTTGTTATCCGATACATTCTCAGGAAACATCAAAGGTATGGGTCCAGGTGTTGCAGAATTTGAATTTGAAGAAAGGCCATCTGACCCTGTTTTAGTGTTCTGCTGTGACAAAACTGAACCTGGTGCATTCAACTTGCCAGTATTCAGAATGTTTGCAGACCCATTCAATACTGCAGGTCTTGTAATCGACCCATCATTACACGATGGATTCAAATTTGAAGTATTTGATGTAATTGAACACAGAAAAGTTGTCTTAAACTGTCCTGAAGAAATGTATGACTTGCTTGCATTAATCGGTTCCACCGGAAGATATGTAATTAAAAGAGTATGGAAGAAAAACGGTGAAATCGCAGCTGCAGTAAGTACCGAAAGATTAAACTTGATGGCTGGAGAATACGTCGGTAAAGACGACCCAGTATGTATTGTAAGAGCACAATCTGGTTTCCCTGCAAACGGAGAATGTGTAGATCCATTTGCATTCCCACACATGGTAAGCGGATGGATGAGAGGATCCCACAACGGTCCAATGATGCCTGTATCTGAAGCAGAAGCAAACCCAATCAGATTCGACGGACCACCTAGAGTAGTAGGATTAGGTTTCCAAGTAGCTAACGGTGAATTAATCGGACCAGTCGATTTATTCGATGACCCTGCATTCGACCCAACCCGTGAACAAGCTGCTAAAATCGCAACTTACATCAGAAGACACGGTCCATTTGAACCTCACAGATTGCCTGCTGAAGAAATGGAATACACTTCACTTCCTGGTGTAATGGAAAAATTAGAATCCAGATTTGAAGATATGGATGATTAG
- a CDS encoding ABC transporter permease, translating to MSFLKFILKNPFRRKNSAVLAIVGIAIGIIVIVALGGITDGLVNTFEDTIHAGGADFSISGKETGDSAYGTNTIDANWTDKIANVSGVEEAYPIYVVLTSVGDDFMNTLIGIDPNGTTLADISMKEGRIFEDNESEVILGEIYADDNNYSVGDSIKIDGEDFEVVGIFETGDQNTAGAVFTSISKVGDLMNDEDSISNIYVKVEKGEDPQAVADRIDELYGDDIATITSVMEMQQMGDMLNMLKASTWAISLLAIVVGGLGIINTMLMSVFERTREIGVLKAVGWSNKKILTMIVGESLVITIVSAIIGSLIGFLACTLLGPQIGITPLFTPKIFIQAFAIAIIVGVIGGLYPAIKAVKLPPTEALRYE from the coding sequence ATGTCATTTTTAAAATTTATTCTTAAAAATCCATTCAGGAGGAAAAACAGCGCAGTTCTGGCAATCGTCGGCATTGCAATTGGAATTATTGTAATCGTTGCTCTTGGTGGAATCACAGATGGGTTAGTAAATACCTTTGAAGATACAATTCATGCGGGAGGTGCTGATTTTTCCATTTCAGGAAAGGAAACGGGGGATTCGGCATATGGAACTAACACCATCGATGCAAATTGGACTGATAAAATCGCTAACGTTTCAGGAGTTGAGGAGGCTTATCCCATTTATGTTGTTCTGACTTCAGTGGGGGATGATTTCATGAATACCCTGATTGGTATTGACCCTAATGGTACTACCTTGGCGGACATTTCCATGAAGGAGGGTAGAATATTTGAGGATAACGAATCTGAAGTTATTCTGGGTGAAATATATGCGGATGATAACAATTACTCTGTAGGCGACTCTATCAAAATAGATGGCGAAGACTTTGAGGTTGTCGGAATCTTTGAAACAGGAGATCAAAACACTGCTGGAGCGGTATTCACTTCAATTTCCAAGGTTGGTGATTTGATGAACGATGAGGATTCAATTTCAAACATTTATGTTAAAGTGGAAAAAGGTGAAGACCCTCAGGCTGTTGCGGATAGAATCGATGAGTTATACGGTGATGATATTGCAACAATCACTTCAGTCATGGAGATGCAGCAGATGGGAGACATGCTGAACATGCTTAAGGCATCAACATGGGCCATTTCACTTTTAGCAATTGTCGTTGGCGGTTTGGGCATCATCAACACCATGTTGATGTCAGTCTTTGAAAGAACCCGTGAAATCGGAGTTCTGAAGGCTGTCGGATGGTCAAATAAAAAAATATTAACAATGATTGTCGGCGAGTCTCTTGTAATTACAATAGTGTCTGCCATCATCGGGTCCTTAATAGGATTTTTGGCATGCACTCTTTTAGGCCCTCAGATTGGAATAACTCCATTGTTCACTCCAAAGATATTTATTCAGGCATTTGCAATAGCCATAATCGTTGGAGTCATTGGAGGACTTTACCCTGCAATCAAGGCAGTTAAATTGCCACCAACAGAGGCGTTGAGGTATGAGTGA
- a CDS encoding 50S ribosomal protein L10 — translation MAHVAEWKKEEVKELKDIIDAYDVIGLVDLENIPAKQLQEMRKSLKGNAVIRMSKINLINLALEDCNAEKTNIVDLSEHMEGQIAIVATEMNPFKLYKILEDSKTSAPAKPGTIAPDDIVVPEGDTGFEPGPFLGELQQVGIPAKIDKGKICVQKETVVVEAGEEVSKQVAATLSRLDINPMEVGIDLKAVYEEGSVYTSDVLAIDEEQTLADVQNAFRSAFNLSVNAAIPTDETISTIITLAYTRAINVGVEGAIMTSETSEPIIGLAQAKMLALASEVADAPGAIDDELADKLANVAVAAAPAVEEEVIEEEEEEESSEEEAAAGLGALFG, via the coding sequence ATGGCTCATGTTGCTGAATGGAAAAAGGAAGAAGTTAAAGAGCTTAAAGACATTATCGATGCTTATGATGTTATAGGTCTTGTTGACTTAGAAAACATTCCTGCAAAACAGCTCCAAGAAATGAGAAAATCTCTAAAAGGCAATGCTGTTATCAGAATGTCTAAAATTAATCTTATTAATTTAGCTCTTGAAGATTGTAATGCTGAAAAAACCAACATTGTTGATTTATCAGAACATATGGAAGGTCAAATTGCAATTGTTGCAACCGAGATGAATCCTTTCAAATTGTACAAAATATTAGAAGACAGCAAAACATCTGCTCCTGCAAAACCAGGAACAATTGCTCCTGATGATATTGTTGTGCCTGAAGGGGACACCGGATTTGAACCAGGTCCATTTTTAGGAGAATTACAACAAGTTGGAATTCCTGCAAAAATTGATAAAGGTAAAATTTGCGTTCAAAAAGAAACTGTCGTTGTCGAAGCAGGCGAAGAAGTTTCTAAACAAGTTGCAGCTACTTTATCAAGATTGGACATTAATCCGATGGAAGTAGGAATAGACTTAAAAGCAGTATACGAAGAAGGATCAGTTTATACTTCCGATGTACTTGCAATCGATGAAGAACAAACATTAGCTGACGTACAAAATGCATTCAGAAGCGCATTCAACTTATCTGTAAACGCAGCTATACCTACTGATGAAACTATTTCCACTATTATTACTCTCGCATACACCAGAGCTATCAATGTTGGTGTAGAAGGAGCAATTATGACTTCAGAAACTTCAGAACCAATTATCGGCTTAGCACAAGCTAAAATGTTAGCTTTAGCATCCGAAGTTGCTGACGCACCTGGTGCTATTGATGACGAATTGGCTGACAAACTTGCTAATGTTGCTGTAGCAGCTGCTCCAGCAGTCGAGGAAGAAGTCATTGAAGAAGAGGAAGAAGAAGAAAGTAGTGAAGAAGAAGCAGCAGCTGGGTTAGGAGCTCTCTTCGGTTAA
- a CDS encoding 50S ribosomal protein L1, with product MTQDVINAVKEAKEQSKPRNFTESVDIIINIRDLDVRKPENRFNEEVTLPNGRGKPIKIGVIADGELIVQAKDAGLDTVINKGDLEAFGKDRKAAKKMANSVDFLVAQADMMPLVGRFLGPVLGPRGKMPKPVPASIKLDPLLERLQSTVKVGVKQQPSIQIVVGSQDMSDEEIAENVETVLTVLDRNLEKGRSQIKSMFIKTTMGPVVRVI from the coding sequence ATGACACAAGATGTAATTAACGCGGTGAAGGAGGCAAAAGAACAATCTAAGCCGAGAAACTTCACTGAGTCCGTAGATATTATTATTAATATCCGTGACTTAGATGTCAGAAAGCCAGAAAATAGGTTTAATGAGGAAGTTACTCTTCCTAACGGCCGTGGCAAACCGATTAAAATCGGTGTCATTGCTGACGGGGAACTCATTGTTCAAGCTAAAGATGCTGGTCTTGACACTGTAATTAATAAAGGAGATTTGGAAGCGTTCGGAAAAGACAGAAAAGCAGCCAAAAAAATGGCGAACTCTGTTGATTTCCTAGTAGCTCAAGCTGATATGATGCCACTCGTCGGTAGATTCCTAGGTCCAGTTTTAGGTCCTCGTGGAAAAATGCCAAAACCAGTGCCTGCAAGTATCAAATTGGATCCTCTTTTAGAAAGATTACAAAGTACTGTCAAAGTTGGTGTAAAACAGCAACCAAGTATTCAAATTGTTGTTGGAAGCCAAGACATGTCAGACGAGGAAATAGCTGAAAATGTGGAAACTGTTCTTACAGTCTTAGACCGCAATTTAGAAAAAGGAAGAAGTCAAATAAAGTCCATGTTTATTAAAACAACTATGGGACCAGTAGTGAGGGTGATCTAA
- the alaS gene encoding alanine--tRNA ligase, which translates to MINMVEIFDELGYKKQTCKTCGQEFYSQVDRDTCGDAPCDEYEFIANPATDRSYNLYEIQKVFREFLESEGHTHVPRYPVLAKRWRDDVFLVGASIFCFQPWITSGLVKPPANPIEMAQPSIRLNDVDNVGRTGRHMTCFTMGTHTVINKEDDFIYWEDETIRLCHEFFAHIGINTEEITFIKSWWAGGGNEGPCYEVCCRGVELATLVFIQYETLEDGSKKEIPIKVVDTGYGLERIAWISQGTPTAYDACFAPVVDKLKELTGVEINEDIQGRNAQIAGMMDIEDIGDLKELRAQVAESLNLSLDEYLKAAEPMEAIYIIADHTRCLAFMLADGIIPSNVKEGYLARLVLRRTIRFMKDLNMKESLADVMEIQLDFLSKFYPEIRNSEEHIMNIITLEEERYATTVKKGKSIVRRSIKRLKKEGKSEMPLDMLIDLYDAHGIPPETVVEMAGDGFTVNVPDNFFTLVAGAHEKDTTSKKDTFKVDFPETDLLFYKDFYQKEFEAEVLGLIEKDGDKCLIFDKTAFYPEGGGQPSDIGEVSIDGNVFKMKHAEKIDNVVLHHVDGDMPNDVVGKKVAGEIDWNRRITLARHHTGTHLVIAAARKVLGQHIWQAGSQNGLTRARIDLSHYKRITQEELNEIEKLANEYVMDNIDLDIQFHTRDEAQELYGFVLYQGGIVPGKMIRVVKIPGVDVQACAGTHVMRTGVVGPIKINKTERVQDGVERIDFSAGLAAIDSMQHDDEILRRSSAIFKVENDQLPKTCERFFTEWKAQKNEIDRLQSEIAALKMNSLADDFDEINGLKVISQLIEADFKELQKMATDFTDNGKADVVIMGNNDGKIVGAASDAAIDNGIKINEIIKTAAGVLGGGGGGRLTLAQGAGKNADKMDEAIQTAVDLIK; encoded by the coding sequence ATGATTAATATGGTAGAAATTTTTGATGAACTTGGTTATAAAAAACAAACTTGTAAAACCTGCGGACAGGAGTTTTACTCCCAAGTGGACAGAGATACTTGTGGGGATGCTCCATGTGATGAGTATGAGTTTATTGCAAATCCTGCAACTGACAGGTCATACAATTTATATGAAATCCAAAAGGTTTTTAGAGAATTTTTAGAAAGCGAAGGGCACACACATGTCCCAAGATATCCCGTTTTGGCTAAAAGATGGAGGGATGATGTATTCCTAGTTGGAGCATCCATATTCTGTTTCCAGCCATGGATAACTTCAGGTCTTGTCAAGCCTCCAGCGAATCCCATTGAAATGGCTCAGCCTTCAATCAGGCTTAACGATGTTGACAATGTGGGAAGAACTGGCCGTCACATGACATGCTTTACAATGGGGACACACACTGTAATTAACAAGGAAGACGATTTCATTTATTGGGAAGATGAAACCATTAGGCTTTGCCATGAGTTTTTCGCACACATCGGAATCAACACAGAAGAGATTACTTTCATCAAGTCCTGGTGGGCTGGAGGAGGTAATGAAGGCCCTTGCTATGAAGTCTGTTGCAGAGGCGTAGAGCTTGCAACATTGGTATTTATCCAATATGAAACCTTAGAAGACGGATCCAAAAAGGAAATCCCGATTAAAGTTGTCGACACAGGTTATGGTCTGGAACGTATAGCGTGGATTTCCCAAGGAACTCCAACAGCTTATGATGCCTGCTTTGCACCGGTTGTGGATAAGTTAAAAGAATTGACCGGTGTTGAAATCAACGAAGACATTCAAGGAAGGAATGCGCAGATTGCGGGCATGATGGACATTGAAGACATTGGGGATTTAAAAGAACTCAGAGCTCAAGTTGCAGAAAGTTTAAATCTCTCTTTAGATGAATACCTAAAGGCGGCCGAACCGATGGAAGCAATATATATCATTGCAGACCACACAAGATGTCTGGCATTCATGCTGGCAGACGGCATTATCCCATCAAACGTTAAAGAGGGTTATTTGGCAAGATTGGTTTTAAGAAGGACAATCAGGTTCATGAAGGATTTAAACATGAAAGAGTCCTTGGCTGATGTGATGGAAATACAGCTGGATTTCTTATCCAAGTTCTATCCTGAAATCCGCAACTCCGAAGAGCATATCATGAACATCATCACTTTAGAGGAAGAGAGATATGCCACAACAGTCAAAAAAGGAAAAAGCATTGTCAGAAGATCCATCAAAAGACTTAAAAAAGAGGGCAAATCCGAAATGCCTCTTGACATGCTGATAGACTTGTATGATGCTCACGGAATTCCTCCTGAAACCGTTGTTGAAATGGCAGGAGATGGTTTCACTGTTAATGTTCCGGACAATTTCTTCACTCTGGTTGCAGGTGCACATGAAAAGGATACAACAAGTAAAAAAGATACATTCAAAGTAGATTTCCCTGAAACTGACTTATTGTTCTATAAAGATTTCTACCAAAAAGAATTTGAGGCGGAAGTTTTAGGTTTAATCGAAAAGGATGGTGACAAATGCTTAATCTTTGATAAAACAGCATTCTACCCTGAAGGAGGAGGACAACCATCCGACATTGGTGAAGTTTCCATTGATGGAAATGTCTTTAAAATGAAACATGCTGAAAAAATCGACAATGTTGTCTTGCATCATGTAGATGGGGACATGCCAAATGACGTAGTCGGCAAAAAAGTCGCCGGCGAGATTGATTGGAACAGAAGGATAACTCTTGCTCGCCACCACACAGGAACCCACTTGGTTATTGCGGCTGCAAGGAAGGTATTGGGCCAACACATCTGGCAGGCAGGTTCTCAAAATGGTCTTACAAGAGCACGTATTGACTTGTCACACTACAAGCGCATCACGCAGGAAGAGCTAAATGAAATTGAAAAATTGGCCAATGAATATGTGATGGACAACATTGATTTGGATATTCAATTCCACACACGAGATGAGGCACAGGAATTATACGGATTTGTGCTCTATCAAGGAGGTATCGTTCCTGGCAAGATGATTCGTGTGGTAAAAATCCCTGGAGTTGATGTGCAGGCCTGTGCAGGTACACATGTCATGAGGACTGGTGTGGTCGGACCGATCAAAATCAACAAGACTGAAAGGGTTCAGGACGGTGTCGAAAGAATTGATTTCTCAGCAGGTCTTGCAGCAATCGATTCCATGCAGCATGATGATGAGATCTTAAGACGAAGCTCTGCAATATTCAAGGTTGAAAATGATCAGTTGCCTAAAACATGCGAAAGGTTCTTCACTGAATGGAAAGCGCAGAAAAATGAAATCGATAGATTGCAATCAGAAATTGCAGCTTTAAAAATGAACTCTTTAGCTGACGATTTTGATGAAATCAACGGTTTGAAAGTTATTTCCCAATTGATTGAAGCGGACTTCAAGGAGCTTCAGAAAATGGCTACTGACTTCACAGATAACGGAAAGGCAGATGTAGTAATCATGGGAAACAATGACGGTAAAATCGTAGGTGCAGCTTCAGATGCTGCAATTGATAATGGAATTAAGATAAATGAAATTATCAAGACTGCAGCCGGCGTATTAGGTGGCGGCGGCGGAGGCCGTTTAACATTGGCGCAAGGCGCAGGTAAAAATGCAGACAAAATGGATGAAGCTATTCAAACTGCAGTTGATTTAATCAAATAA